The proteins below are encoded in one region of Asticcacaulis excentricus CB 48:
- a CDS encoding DUF4442 domain-containing protein, whose translation MTDFAKRFKLINYYPPFIGAGIRVVRTNADFTEIEVQMRLRWWNRNVVGTQFGGSLYMMCDPFFMAILMTHLGRGYIVWDKAARIDFLKPGRGRVTAIFRISLEEIARIRAEADGQPKLEPEFEVDVVDDAGVVVARVHKTLYVRKKPPK comes from the coding sequence ATGACCGACTTTGCCAAACGTTTCAAGCTGATCAACTATTATCCGCCGTTCATCGGGGCGGGCATCCGCGTCGTGCGCACCAACGCCGATTTCACCGAGATCGAGGTGCAGATGAGGCTGCGCTGGTGGAACCGCAATGTGGTCGGCACGCAGTTCGGCGGTTCGCTTTATATGATGTGCGACCCTTTCTTTATGGCCATCCTGATGACGCATCTGGGGCGCGGCTATATCGTCTGGGACAAGGCGGCGCGCATCGACTTTCTCAAGCCCGGCCGCGGACGGGTCACGGCCATTTTCCGCATTTCACTGGAAGAGATCGCGCGCATCCGCGCAGAGGCCGACGGCCAGCCCAAACTGGAGCCGGAATTTGAGGTTGATGTGGTGGACGACGCCGGCGTAGTGGTGGCGCGCGTGCACAAGACGCTGTATGTGAGGAAAAAGCCCCCGAAATGA
- a CDS encoding tetratricopeptide repeat protein: MLFRSTLIALCAALAFSGNAVAQDATNDAGKPELDVVACQSGDKAAEAKAQAVAQAFSAAFQAADRAKVLALVPDMEAVMATAPAPYYLERCDDHINVYTSNMTAALMVGVMAAGGDKDGKTKLNINLSGPTPYATIAHGLGWVYADRKDFARCITILEDGLKRDPFDEAMIAEHLFCLGQAGRSEETIEAADKHLNNFMLGLSDMGKAAILRRKGYALIELNRWDEAEAAYKASLKLDPKNQIARNELIYIQQVKKKLKP; encoded by the coding sequence ATGCTGTTTCGCAGCACACTCATCGCTTTATGCGCGGCGCTGGCTTTTTCCGGCAACGCGGTGGCGCAGGACGCAACCAACGACGCCGGAAAACCAGAGCTAGATGTGGTGGCTTGCCAGTCGGGGGACAAGGCTGCCGAGGCGAAGGCACAGGCTGTCGCGCAAGCCTTTTCGGCGGCCTTTCAGGCGGCTGACCGGGCTAAAGTTCTTGCGCTGGTGCCGGATATGGAGGCCGTCATGGCCACGGCCCCTGCGCCCTATTACCTCGAGCGCTGCGACGACCACATCAATGTCTACACCAGCAATATGACGGCGGCGCTGATGGTTGGCGTTATGGCCGCAGGTGGCGATAAAGACGGTAAGACCAAGCTCAATATCAATTTGTCGGGGCCGACGCCCTATGCGACCATCGCGCATGGATTGGGCTGGGTCTACGCGGATCGCAAGGACTTTGCGCGGTGCATCACGATACTTGAGGACGGGCTGAAGCGTGATCCGTTCGATGAGGCGATGATCGCCGAGCATCTGTTCTGTCTGGGGCAGGCGGGGCGCAGCGAGGAAACCATCGAAGCGGCCGACAAGCATCTGAACAACTTCATGTTGGGCCTGTCAGATATGGGTAAGGCCGCGATATTGCGTCGCAAGGGCTATGCCCTGATCGAACTCAACCGCTGGGACGAGGCCGAGGCGGCGTACAAGGCGTCGCTAAAACTCGACCCGAAAAATCAGATCGCTAGAAATGAGCTGATCTATATCCAGCAAGTGAAGAAGAAACTTAAGCCGTAA
- a CDS encoding bile acid:sodium symporter family protein, whose protein sequence is MTDAPAFTLRNLIKTFDPYILALLGMVVLASIFPVRGDSAVLAGWVKDAAIVLLFFLHGAKLSREAIFAGLMAWKVHLVVFLTTFAVFPLLGLGIQTALKPVMDPMILSGVLFLCLLPSTVQSSIAFTAIAGGNVAAAVCSASLSNILGIVITPILVAVLMKTTGGGVSFDSIIEIALQLLLPFVVGHLMRPWLKGYLDRHKTLVGRVDRGSILLVVYTAFSASVVEGLWSKVGLSDLGLIFVIGAGLLALVMGGTWWISGRLGLSHEDRVVVLFCGSKKSLASGVPMAGTLFPAAVLGPVLLPVMLFHQLQLIVCAFLAPRLKIKNA, encoded by the coding sequence ATGACCGATGCTCCTGCTTTCACGCTGCGTAACCTGATCAAAACCTTCGATCCGTACATCCTGGCCTTGCTGGGTATGGTGGTGCTGGCCTCAATCTTCCCGGTGCGGGGCGACAGCGCCGTGCTGGCTGGCTGGGTCAAGGACGCGGCTATCGTATTACTGTTCTTCCTGCATGGGGCCAAGCTCTCGCGTGAAGCGATCTTTGCAGGTCTGATGGCGTGGAAGGTGCATCTGGTGGTGTTCCTGACCACATTTGCCGTGTTTCCGCTGCTGGGCTTGGGCATACAGACGGCGCTGAAACCTGTAATGGACCCGATGATCCTGTCGGGCGTGCTCTTTCTGTGCCTGCTGCCTTCGACCGTGCAGTCGTCCATCGCCTTCACGGCTATAGCGGGCGGCAATGTGGCAGCCGCGGTGTGCAGCGCTTCTCTGTCCAATATTCTGGGGATTGTAATTACCCCGATACTGGTCGCGGTGTTGATGAAGACGACGGGTGGCGGCGTGTCGTTCGATTCGATCATTGAGATTGCCCTGCAACTGCTGCTGCCCTTCGTGGTCGGGCACCTGATGCGCCCGTGGCTGAAGGGCTATCTCGACAGACACAAAACGCTGGTCGGGCGAGTTGATCGCGGGTCGATCCTGCTGGTCGTCTACACGGCCTTTTCGGCCTCGGTGGTCGAAGGTCTGTGGTCGAAGGTGGGCTTAAGCGATCTGGGCCTGATCTTCGTTATTGGGGCCGGGCTGCTGGCGTTGGTCATGGGGGGCACCTGGTGGATTTCCGGGCGCTTGGGCCTTAGCCACGAAGACCGTGTGGTCGTGCTGTTCTGTGGATCCAAAAAGTCGCTGGCCTCGGGCGTGCCGATGGCGGGGACGCTGTTTCCGGCCGCCGTGCTGGGGCCGGTTCTGTTGCCGGTGATGCTGTTCCATCAGTTGCAACTGATCGTCTGCGCATTTCTCGCTCCGCGCCTAAAGATCAAAAACGCCTAA
- a CDS encoding threonine aldolase family protein, with amino-acid sequence MVWFASDNTAPMHPAVLAALSAANKGHAASYGADEITARLTARLREVFGNPHLMAFPTFNGSATNGVALASIMRPFEATIATRDAHIQNDECGLPEFFTGAKILIAPDVLGKLTPEGIEAIVALSQDHAPHAARPKVISLTQSTEIGTVYGVEELRALRAVADRHGLLIHMDGARLANGVAALGVSPAEAVTGVDILSFGGTKAGAALAEAVVILNPALIRDFEYWHKRMGQLPSKMRFVSAQLLALIEDDLWLTLARHANGLAQRLAEGLSGLEGVALVYPQAANALFVTLPPALAEALQAAGHRFYPWSLAGEHVYRLVCSFATTEDEVTAFLTDCKMHLLSR; translated from the coding sequence ATGGTCTGGTTCGCCAGCGACAATACCGCCCCCATGCACCCCGCCGTTCTGGCCGCGCTGAGCGCCGCCAATAAAGGTCATGCGGCCTCCTACGGCGCGGATGAAATCACCGCGCGCCTCACTGCCCGCCTGCGCGAAGTGTTTGGCAATCCGCACCTGATGGCCTTCCCGACCTTCAACGGATCGGCTACCAATGGCGTGGCGCTGGCCTCGATAATGCGGCCGTTCGAAGCGACCATTGCCACGCGCGACGCCCATATCCAGAACGACGAGTGCGGCCTGCCAGAATTCTTCACCGGGGCCAAAATCCTGATTGCGCCGGACGTGCTGGGCAAGCTGACGCCCGAAGGCATCGAGGCCATCGTCGCCCTGTCGCAAGACCATGCCCCGCATGCTGCGCGCCCGAAGGTGATCAGCCTGACGCAATCAACCGAGATCGGCACGGTCTATGGTGTCGAGGAGTTGCGCGCGCTGCGGGCCGTGGCCGACCGGCACGGCCTGCTCATTCACATGGACGGGGCGCGGCTGGCCAACGGAGTGGCGGCCTTAGGTGTATCGCCTGCCGAGGCCGTGACCGGGGTGGATATTCTGTCGTTTGGCGGCACCAAGGCCGGCGCGGCCCTGGCCGAAGCCGTGGTAATTTTAAATCCGGCCCTAATCCGCGATTTTGAATACTGGCACAAGCGAATGGGGCAGTTGCCGTCCAAGATGCGCTTTGTTTCAGCGCAGCTGCTGGCTCTGATCGAAGACGATCTATGGCTGACACTGGCGCGGCACGCCAATGGCTTGGCGCAGCGTCTGGCCGAAGGACTGAGCGGGCTTGAGGGGGTAGCGCTGGTCTATCCTCAGGCCGCCAATGCCCTTTTTGTCACCCTGCCCCCGGCTCTGGCGGAGGCGTTGCAGGCCGCCGGGCACCGCTTCTATCCGTGGTCTCTGGCCGGGGAGCACGTCTATCGGCTGGTGTGCAGCTTCGCCACGACCGAAGACGAAGTCACCGCGTTTTTGACGGATTGCAAGATGCACCTCCTCAGCCGCTGA
- a CDS encoding alkaline phosphatase D family protein: MSATYKVSRRKALMAFGLMGAAPAVSGSGQAPIKGAHFAHGVAAGDPLSDRLILWTRVSGLEVATEVVWQIAEHADFRKLTGTGRVITDAGCDYTVKIDAQGLKAGQIYYYRFVCQGVISPVGQAKTLPVQTDRVVLAVASCSLFSNGYFNAYRAIADLKEVDAVLHLGDYIYEYGAGLNDYGMGNGRLLGRIPEPPHEIVTLADYRTRHAQYKADTDLQAAHARAAWICVFDDHEMCNDPWMHGAENHQPATEGDFDVRKAAALKAYREWMPIRDPQPGMLSEAIYRSFRFGQLAELFMTETRFLGRTKQLDYQSDLKRDAAGKADYAAFRAELNAPERELLGATQRQWLQAGLKASVSDGVRWQVFGNQVVMAKVKGPDLKALYGEERITGMLKMLPPNVAGVIGPMIDLFSQSEDPLPLNLDAWDGYPAERERLYGLIREAKARVVVLSGDSHQAWANELHDAKGERVAVELGVTAISSPTVWFDHLLPNFSLAKVLADQNDEVLAASTDRNGFVRLTLTPETATGEWVSVSTITTRDYLVTVDGTFAAEAEVDGVGPLKVISIV; the protein is encoded by the coding sequence ATGAGCGCGACGTATAAGGTAAGCCGCCGCAAGGCACTGATGGCCTTCGGTCTGATGGGGGCGGCGCCGGCCGTCTCCGGGTCCGGTCAGGCGCCGATCAAGGGCGCGCACTTTGCGCACGGCGTGGCGGCGGGCGATCCGTTGAGCGACCGCCTGATCCTGTGGACGCGCGTGTCGGGCCTTGAGGTCGCTACCGAAGTCGTGTGGCAGATCGCCGAACACGCTGATTTCCGCAAGCTGACCGGCACCGGTCGTGTCATCACCGACGCCGGGTGCGACTACACGGTCAAGATCGATGCGCAGGGTCTTAAGGCGGGGCAGATCTACTATTACCGCTTCGTCTGTCAGGGCGTGATCTCACCCGTTGGGCAGGCCAAGACCTTGCCTGTTCAGACCGATCGCGTCGTGCTGGCCGTCGCCTCGTGCTCGCTGTTTTCCAACGGTTACTTCAATGCTTATCGCGCCATTGCCGATCTCAAAGAGGTCGATGCCGTCCTGCACCTGGGCGACTATATCTACGAATACGGCGCGGGACTGAACGACTACGGCATGGGCAATGGCCGCCTGCTGGGCCGCATCCCCGAGCCGCCGCACGAGATCGTCACTCTGGCCGACTACCGCACCCGTCACGCCCAGTACAAGGCCGATACCGACCTTCAGGCGGCGCACGCCCGCGCGGCTTGGATATGCGTCTTTGACGACCACGAAATGTGTAACGACCCGTGGATGCACGGCGCCGAAAACCACCAGCCGGCGACCGAAGGCGACTTCGATGTGCGTAAGGCCGCTGCGCTGAAGGCCTATCGCGAATGGATGCCCATTCGTGACCCGCAGCCGGGTATGCTGTCCGAAGCCATCTACCGCTCCTTCCGTTTCGGGCAACTGGCCGAGCTGTTCATGACAGAGACGCGCTTTTTGGGCCGTACCAAGCAGCTCGACTACCAGAGCGATCTCAAGCGCGATGCGGCAGGCAAGGCCGATTACGCCGCCTTTCGCGCCGAGCTGAACGCGCCCGAACGCGAACTGTTGGGGGCCACGCAGCGCCAGTGGCTTCAGGCTGGCCTGAAGGCCTCAGTGTCCGATGGCGTGCGCTGGCAGGTGTTCGGTAACCAGGTGGTTATGGCCAAGGTCAAGGGCCCGGACCTCAAGGCGCTTTATGGTGAAGAGCGCATCACTGGCATGCTGAAGATGTTACCGCCCAATGTGGCCGGCGTCATCGGGCCGATGATCGACCTGTTCAGCCAGAGCGAAGACCCGCTGCCGCTCAATCTCGATGCCTGGGATGGCTATCCGGCCGAGCGCGAACGCCTCTATGGCCTCATCCGCGAAGCCAAGGCGCGTGTCGTGGTGCTGTCGGGCGACAGCCATCAGGCCTGGGCCAACGAACTGCACGACGCCAAGGGCGAGCGTGTGGCGGTGGAGCTGGGCGTCACGGCAATTTCGAGCCCGACCGTGTGGTTCGACCACCTGCTGCCCAATTTCAGCCTTGCGAAGGTGCTCGCCGATCAGAACGATGAAGTGCTGGCCGCCTCGACCGACCGCAACGGCTTTGTGCGTTTGACCCTGACTCCAGAAACAGCGACAGGTGAGTGGGTGTCGGTTTCGACCATCACCACGCGCGATTATCTGGTCACGGTAGATGGCACCTTCGCCGCCGAGGCTGAGGTCGATGGCGTCGGGCCTTTGAAGGTGATTTCTATCGTCTGA
- a CDS encoding glutathione S-transferase family protein, translating to MIVLHTWTTPNGFKASIALEEMGLPYKVRPVNIGADEQFHPDFLKISPNNKIPAIVDEDAGVSVFETGAILVYLAEKTGKFLPASGEARYKVLEWLNWQMGGLGPMFGQLGHFAVFAPEQVPYALNRYTNEAKRLLGVLETQLSKHAYVAGDDYTIADMAIYPWINTLRTFYQQEELLADTPHIKAWFDRVSARPAVQKGMTVGKTAT from the coding sequence ATGATCGTTCTGCACACCTGGACCACGCCCAACGGCTTCAAGGCCTCCATCGCCCTCGAAGAAATGGGCCTGCCGTACAAGGTCAGGCCGGTCAATATCGGTGCCGATGAGCAATTCCATCCGGACTTTCTGAAGATCTCCCCCAACAACAAGATCCCGGCCATTGTCGATGAAGACGCGGGCGTCAGCGTCTTTGAAACCGGGGCGATCCTCGTCTATCTGGCCGAAAAAACCGGTAAATTTCTCCCCGCCTCGGGCGAAGCGCGTTACAAGGTGTTGGAATGGCTGAACTGGCAGATGGGCGGGCTGGGGCCGATGTTCGGTCAGTTGGGGCATTTTGCGGTTTTTGCCCCCGAACAGGTGCCCTATGCGCTGAACCGCTATACCAATGAAGCCAAACGCCTATTGGGTGTGCTGGAAACCCAGTTGTCGAAGCACGCCTATGTGGCAGGTGACGACTATACCATCGCCGATATGGCCATCTATCCGTGGATCAATACGCTGCGCACCTTTTATCAGCAGGAAGAACTGCTCGCCGACACGCCGCATATCAAGGCGTGGTTTGATAGGGTGAGCGCGCGCCCGGCGGTGCAAAAGGGTATGACGGTCGGCAAGACCGCCACGTGA
- a CDS encoding saccharopine dehydrogenase family protein — MTGKVLILGGYGNFGKRIAAGLIRRDVPVIIAGRDASKAKTCARSIGAQWAAFDLSSGLSEALRTLKPSVVVHTAGPYQNADYGVAEACIAARVHYVDLSDARGFVVGFDRLDAAAKAAGIVAISGASTVPCLSSAVLNHFRDRFATLEALDFGICPGQGAERGLATTAAILSYVGKPLKPFAGHPTAYGWQGLRRHVFPHLGPRLMGDCDIPDLDLLPATYGLRSIRFGAGLELGFIHLGLWALSWGVRWKLLPFPLARLAKPLLKAADLFDPLGSDDGGMFIVLSGTGLDGQPLHLDWHIIARNGDGPQIPSVPAILLAERLAKGGTTAPGARSSLGQITLADYLAALEPFDIVTA; from the coding sequence TTGACGGGTAAGGTGCTGATCCTGGGCGGCTATGGCAATTTCGGCAAGCGCATCGCGGCGGGCCTGATCCGCCGTGACGTGCCGGTGATCATCGCCGGTCGCGACGCCAGTAAGGCCAAAACCTGTGCCCGGTCGATTGGGGCGCAATGGGCGGCCTTCGACCTCAGTAGCGGTTTGTCCGAAGCCCTGCGCACGCTCAAACCCAGCGTCGTGGTGCACACCGCTGGGCCGTATCAGAACGCTGACTATGGCGTAGCCGAAGCCTGCATCGCGGCGAGGGTACACTATGTCGATCTGTCCGATGCGCGAGGTTTCGTAGTGGGCTTTGATCGGCTGGACGCCGCAGCCAAGGCGGCGGGGATTGTGGCCATCAGCGGCGCTTCGACCGTGCCGTGCCTGTCTTCGGCGGTACTGAACCATTTCCGCGACCGCTTTGCGACACTTGAGGCGCTCGATTTCGGCATCTGCCCCGGCCAAGGGGCCGAGCGCGGCCTGGCAACCACGGCGGCCATCCTGTCCTATGTGGGAAAACCGCTTAAACCCTTTGCCGGGCATCCAACGGCCTATGGCTGGCAGGGCCTCCGGCGGCACGTCTTCCCCCATCTGGGGCCGCGCCTTATGGGCGATTGCGATATTCCCGATCTCGACCTTCTGCCCGCCACCTATGGCTTACGGTCGATCCGTTTCGGGGCTGGGCTGGAGTTGGGTTTTATCCATCTGGGGCTGTGGGCCCTGTCGTGGGGCGTGCGCTGGAAGCTGCTTCCTTTTCCGTTGGCAAGACTGGCCAAGCCCCTGCTGAAGGCGGCTGACCTGTTCGATCCGCTGGGCTCCGACGATGGCGGCATGTTCATCGTCCTGTCGGGCACGGGACTGGACGGACAACCGCTACACCTCGACTGGCACATCATTGCGCGCAATGGCGACGGGCCGCAAATCCCTTCGGTCCCGGCCATTCTGTTGGCCGAACGTCTGGCTAAGGGGGGCACCACCGCCCCCGGCGCGCGCTCTAGCCTTGGCCAGATAACCCTCGCCGACTATCTGGCCGCGCTGGAACCGTTCGATATTGTTACGGCTTAA
- a CDS encoding DUF2269 family protein, with product MLYLWVKWVHVVSSTILFGTGIGTAFFMFMANRRKEVAGIAFASRHVVIADWLFTTPAVIVQLLSGLWLVHLGGLELFGGWVLGGLLLYLFAGACWLPVVWMQIRMRDLAKVAYASGEPLPRLYWIYERWWVILGALAFPAIVVVFYLMVVKP from the coding sequence ATGCTCTATCTGTGGGTGAAGTGGGTGCATGTGGTCTCATCGACCATTCTCTTCGGTACCGGCATAGGCACGGCCTTTTTCATGTTTATGGCTAATCGCCGCAAAGAGGTGGCGGGCATCGCCTTTGCTTCCCGCCATGTGGTCATAGCCGATTGGCTGTTCACCACGCCCGCCGTCATCGTGCAGCTTCTCAGCGGTCTGTGGCTGGTGCATTTGGGCGGGCTGGAGCTGTTTGGCGGCTGGGTTCTGGGGGGATTGCTGCTGTATCTCTTTGCCGGGGCCTGCTGGTTGCCGGTGGTGTGGATGCAGATAAGGATGCGCGATCTGGCAAAAGTCGCCTATGCATCGGGTGAGCCCCTGCCGCGGCTCTACTGGATCTATGAGCGGTGGTGGGTGATCCTTGGGGCGTTGGCCTTTCCGGCGATTGTGGTGGTTTTCTATCTGATGGTCGTAAAGCCCTAA
- a CDS encoding DUF4166 domain-containing protein, whose protein sequence is MNTTFATIFAEQWDALPPALKAHYANRPFTRDHVIVEGTLDVEMHPLLRRLSWLIRATGMLTPYEGKAVPVTVHFRSELDSDAFVFERLFRFAGRAPVTFRSRMVSKRPHHVTEYMATGIGWQAHYDYHEGRVRLQHAGYVWRLFGLDMPLPISGLAGRGDAWEEATGDDCFRMYMELRHPWLGKLYSYGGAFRVTEMRLDG, encoded by the coding sequence ATGAACACCACCTTCGCCACCATCTTTGCCGAACAATGGGACGCCCTGCCCCCGGCGCTCAAAGCTCACTATGCCAACCGTCCGTTTACGCGCGATCATGTGATCGTCGAAGGCACTCTGGATGTCGAGATGCACCCGCTGCTGCGGCGTTTGTCATGGCTGATCAGGGCGACGGGCATGTTGACGCCCTATGAGGGCAAGGCCGTGCCGGTGACCGTGCATTTCCGCTCCGAACTCGACAGCGATGCCTTTGTGTTTGAGCGTCTCTTTCGTTTTGCAGGGCGCGCCCCCGTTACCTTCCGCTCGCGCATGGTGTCGAAACGCCCGCACCACGTAACGGAATATATGGCCACCGGCATAGGCTGGCAGGCCCATTACGACTATCACGAAGGCCGGGTGCGATTGCAACACGCCGGCTATGTATGGCGACTGTTCGGCCTCGACATGCCTCTGCCGATAAGTGGTCTGGCCGGACGCGGCGATGCGTGGGAAGAGGCCACAGGAGACGACTGTTTCCGCATGTATATGGAACTGCGCCACCCGTGGTTAGGTAAACTCTATAGCTATGGCGGGGCCTTTCGCGTGACGGAGATGCGTCTTGACGGGTAA
- the ybaK gene encoding Cys-tRNA(Pro) deacylase: MSKTTAATAALQKAGIAFDLHPYAYDPDASRVGLQAAEALGVDPSQTFKTLMAEVDGKGVCVVVPSDGEVSMKKLAAHFKGKSAQMMKVPEAEKVTGFKVGGISPFGQRKTHPTAVDETAQLYERIYINAGQRGLLLSIEPDAAIHFLNAGYVDVMAE; encoded by the coding sequence ATGTCTAAAACCACCGCTGCCACCGCCGCCCTGCAAAAGGCCGGGATCGCCTTTGATCTTCATCCCTATGCCTACGACCCGGACGCATCGCGCGTCGGCCTACAGGCCGCCGAAGCTCTGGGTGTCGATCCCTCCCAGACTTTCAAGACTCTGATGGCCGAGGTCGATGGCAAGGGGGTCTGCGTCGTCGTACCGTCCGACGGCGAGGTGTCGATGAAGAAGCTGGCGGCGCACTTCAAGGGCAAGTCGGCGCAGATGATGAAAGTGCCCGAGGCCGAAAAGGTCACGGGTTTCAAAGTCGGAGGCATCTCCCCCTTCGGTCAGCGCAAAACCCATCCGACCGCCGTCGACGAGACGGCGCAGCTTTATGAGCGCATCTATATCAATGCCGGCCAGCGCGGCCTGCTGCTGTCAATTGAACCCGACGCCGCCATCCATTTCCTCAATGCCGGATATGTGGATGTGATGGCGGAGTAA
- a CDS encoding DCC1-like thiol-disulfide oxidoreductase family protein, which produces MDKSAKTPRTSPEIREEAHTLWLVYDGDCVLCRSGALGYRINRAVGRLQTLDARGDPDHPILTEIRARQLDLNQGIVVVYGNQWHHGAEALNRLAVLGSTSNLLNHFNAWIFRSPRRTRWLYALLRAGRNLSLRLAGKTQI; this is translated from the coding sequence ATGGACAAGTCAGCGAAAACACCCCGCACCTCCCCTGAGATCAGGGAGGAAGCTCATACTCTCTGGCTTGTCTATGATGGTGACTGCGTGCTGTGCCGCTCCGGCGCTCTGGGCTATCGCATCAATCGGGCCGTGGGGCGTCTGCAGACGCTCGATGCGCGTGGTGACCCCGATCACCCCATTCTGACAGAGATTCGCGCCCGTCAGCTTGACCTCAATCAGGGCATCGTCGTGGTCTATGGCAATCAATGGCACCACGGGGCCGAGGCGCTGAACCGGCTGGCGGTTCTAGGGTCGACCAGCAATCTTCTCAACCATTTCAATGCCTGGATATTCCGCTCGCCGCGCCGCACGCGCTGGCTCTATGCGTTGCTGCGGGCGGGGCGCAATCTCAGCCTCAGACTGGCTGGAAAGACGCAGATATGA
- a CDS encoding 2-dehydropantoate 2-reductase, translating to MANIVIIGPGAVGLSVGAALIDAGHQVVFAARQAFAQLKVANAGEMAPRRRATVVTTPHALAPVDWVLLCVKAHQVEGATAWLNATVGPQTRVAILQNGVEHRERVTPVVPVGTVLVPVVVDVPAARSEPGVAEWRGRAGLLTADTPEGQAFCALFAGSFVTARPTPDYVSENWKKLCVNAPGGAILALTGQTMQVFHQPGIAEIARAILSECVAVGRAEGAELPDDLIEAQMARFMAAAPDDTNSMYDDRAAGRETEWDARNAVIVRKGRLHGLPTPVSDLIVPLLAAQKVGVPG from the coding sequence ATGGCGAATATAGTCATCATCGGGCCTGGCGCGGTCGGTCTGAGCGTCGGGGCTGCCTTGATCGACGCGGGTCATCAGGTGGTGTTTGCCGCCCGGCAGGCCTTCGCGCAGCTTAAGGTCGCCAATGCCGGTGAGATGGCACCGCGCCGTCGCGCGACGGTGGTGACCACACCACACGCGCTCGCGCCCGTCGATTGGGTGTTGTTGTGCGTCAAGGCGCATCAGGTCGAAGGGGCAACAGCGTGGCTCAACGCCACGGTCGGGCCGCAGACCCGTGTCGCCATCCTGCAAAACGGCGTCGAGCATCGTGAGCGGGTCACGCCAGTGGTTCCTGTGGGGACGGTGCTGGTGCCGGTGGTGGTCGATGTTCCGGCAGCACGTTCTGAACCGGGTGTCGCCGAATGGCGGGGACGGGCAGGCTTGCTGACCGCCGATACGCCAGAAGGTCAGGCCTTCTGCGCACTTTTTGCCGGCAGCTTTGTCACGGCGCGCCCGACGCCCGACTATGTGAGCGAAAACTGGAAAAAACTGTGCGTCAACGCGCCGGGCGGAGCCATACTGGCGCTCACGGGACAAACCATGCAGGTCTTCCATCAGCCAGGTATTGCCGAGATTGCGCGCGCCATCCTGAGCGAATGCGTCGCGGTGGGGCGAGCCGAAGGGGCGGAGCTTCCCGACGATCTCATTGAAGCCCAAATGGCGCGGTTTATGGCCGCCGCCCCCGACGATACAAATTCGATGTATGATGACCGCGCCGCCGGACGTGAAACCGAATGGGACGCGCGCAATGCCGTCATCGTGCGCAAAGGGCGTTTGCACGGCCTCCCGACACCCGTCAGCGACCTGATCGTGCCGCTTCTGGCAGCCCAAAAGGTGGGCGTCCCGGGTTGA
- a CDS encoding DUF1993 domain-containing protein — MTQIPPVSIYSMTVPVLINAMKNLTHILSKAEAFAETKKIDPSVVIEARLALDMHPLRRQIQSVSDTAKGAVARLTGTEIPSMADTETSFAELKDRLVKTIAYIESVDPALFDGAESRDVVLKLPNREIPFTGYSYVVGFVIPNLFFHVTTAYAILRHYGVELGKTDYLRGGL, encoded by the coding sequence ATGACCCAGATACCGCCTGTTTCGATCTATTCGATGACCGTGCCCGTTCTCATCAACGCGATGAAGAACCTGACCCATATCCTCAGCAAGGCCGAGGCCTTCGCCGAAACCAAAAAGATCGACCCGTCAGTGGTCATCGAAGCGCGTCTTGCGCTCGATATGCACCCGCTGCGCCGTCAGATTCAGTCGGTGTCGGATACGGCCAAGGGGGCTGTGGCGCGCCTGACCGGCACGGAGATCCCGTCTATGGCCGACACAGAAACGAGCTTTGCCGAGCTGAAAGACCGTCTGGTCAAGACTATTGCCTATATCGAATCCGTCGATCCGGCCCTGTTTGACGGTGCCGAAAGCCGCGATGTGGTGCTGAAACTGCCGAACCGCGAAATTCCGTTTACGGGCTACAGCTATGTCGTCGGCTTCGTCATCCCCAACCTGTTCTTCCACGTGACGACCGCCTACGCCATCCTGCGCCATTATGGCGTCGAACTGGGCAAGACCGACTATCTGCGCGGCGGGTTGTAA